A part of Lacinutrix sp. 5H-3-7-4 genomic DNA contains:
- a CDS encoding sugar transferase, whose product MYKALLKPSLDCIAALIALVIFSPLFIVVLILLIFNNNGKPFFFQKRPGKNEKIFKVIKFKTMTDKKDANGNLLPDAKRLTPVGKFVRKTSLDELPQLINVLKGDMSLVGPRPLLPEYLPLYNDTQKKRHDVKPGITGWAQVNGRNAITWNKKFELDVWYVNNISLMLDLKIILKTIGKVIKSEDINTENQATTFKFDGNN is encoded by the coding sequence ATGTATAAAGCTTTATTAAAACCAAGTTTAGATTGTATAGCAGCATTAATAGCTTTGGTAATATTTAGTCCATTATTTATAGTAGTATTAATACTGTTAATTTTTAATAATAACGGTAAGCCATTCTTTTTTCAAAAAAGACCAGGAAAAAACGAAAAAATATTTAAAGTCATTAAGTTTAAAACAATGACAGATAAAAAAGATGCTAATGGAAATTTATTACCCGATGCAAAACGATTAACGCCAGTTGGAAAATTTGTAAGAAAAACATCTTTAGATGAGTTACCACAACTTATAAATGTTCTAAAAGGCGATATGAGTTTAGTAGGGCCAAGACCTTTACTTCCAGAATATTTACCTTTATATAACGACACTCAAAAAAAGAGACATGATGTAAAACCAGGAATAACAGGTTGGGCGCAAGTTAACGGTAGAAATGCCATTACCTGGAACAAGAAATTTGAATTAGATGTTTGGTATGTAAACAACATAAGCCTAATGTTAGATTTAAAAATAATTTTAAAAACTATTGGTAAAGTTATAAAATCTGAAGATATTAATACTGAAAATCAGGCGACTACATTTAAGTTTGATGGTAATAACTAA
- a CDS encoding acetyltransferase: MKNIEKIAIIGAGGFGREVKCLIDDINTKEKQYEIIGFFDDNIKVGEFVNGLKNLGPIASINDIDYNLNVALGIGVPIIKKKLISSINNSNIKFPNLIHPNVIKSNDHVVLGEGNIICAGNIITCNINIRDFVTLNLSCTVGHDTTIKNYSSFMPSVNISGEVVIEENVYVGTGAKIINNLTIGESTIVGAGAVVSKTLPGNCTAVGIPAKPIKFHN, encoded by the coding sequence ATGAAAAATATAGAAAAAATAGCAATTATTGGAGCTGGCGGTTTTGGTAGAGAAGTAAAGTGTTTAATTGATGATATTAATACTAAAGAAAAACAATATGAAATTATTGGTTTTTTTGATGATAATATTAAAGTTGGAGAATTTGTTAACGGTCTAAAGAATCTAGGACCTATAGCGTCTATTAATGATATTGACTATAATTTAAACGTAGCATTAGGCATAGGTGTTCCCATAATAAAAAAGAAACTAATTTCTAGTATAAATAATAGTAACATTAAATTTCCAAATTTAATTCACCCTAATGTTATTAAATCTAACGACCACGTAGTATTAGGTGAAGGAAATATTATTTGCGCAGGTAATATTATTACTTGCAATATCAATATTCGAGATTTTGTAACACTAAATCTTTCTTGCACAGTTGGTCATGATACAACTATCAAAAATTACAGTTCATTTATGCCAAGTGTAAATATTTCTGGAGAGGTTGTAATTGAAGAAAACGTATATGTTGGCACTGGTGCTAAAATAATTAACAATTTAACAATTGGAGAAAGTACTATAGTGGGTGCTGGAGCTGTAGTTTCAAAAACCTTACCTGGAAATTGTACAGCAGTTGGTATACCAGCAAAACCAATTAAATTTCATAATTAA
- a CDS encoding DegT/DnrJ/EryC1/StrS aminotransferase family protein produces the protein MNSKIWLSSPHMGGNEQTYIKEAFDTNWIAPLGPNVRGFENDLESYLKEDVNVAALSSGTAAIHLALVQLGVSLNDEVLCQSMTFSASANPIAYQGATPVFIDSEPETWNMCPFHLETAIKDRIAKGKIPKAIIIVHLYGMPAKMDELLAVANKYEIPVVEDAAEALGSTYKGRKCGTFGDYSILSFNGNKIITTSGGGAMVCNTLKKKQNTIFLATQARDQAAHYQHSQIGYNYRMSNISAGIGRGQMEVLDKHIGLRRSMNTFYKELFKGIDGVVVFTEPNEQLFSNHWLSCIVINNDAPFTKEDLFNKMLEANIETRPLWKPMHLQPVFKTAAYYGEKVSETLFTNGLCLPSGSNLTQKERDRISQVINSLK, from the coding sequence ATGAACTCAAAAATATGGCTATCCTCACCACATATGGGAGGCAATGAGCAAACCTATATAAAAGAAGCTTTCGATACTAACTGGATTGCACCCTTAGGTCCAAATGTAAGAGGTTTTGAAAACGATTTAGAATCCTATTTAAAGGAAGATGTAAACGTAGCCGCATTATCTTCTGGAACAGCAGCAATACATTTAGCTTTAGTACAATTAGGAGTTAGTTTAAACGATGAGGTATTATGCCAAAGCATGACATTTTCAGCATCAGCAAATCCAATTGCTTATCAAGGTGCAACACCTGTATTTATAGATAGCGAACCAGAAACATGGAACATGTGTCCTTTTCATTTAGAAACAGCAATAAAAGATAGAATTGCAAAAGGAAAAATACCTAAAGCCATTATTATAGTTCATTTATATGGCATGCCAGCTAAAATGGACGAGTTATTAGCTGTAGCTAATAAATATGAAATTCCAGTAGTAGAGGATGCCGCAGAAGCATTAGGTTCAACCTATAAAGGAAGAAAATGTGGTACGTTTGGAGATTATTCAATATTGTCTTTTAACGGTAACAAAATAATAACAACCTCTGGTGGTGGCGCAATGGTTTGTAATACTTTAAAAAAGAAACAAAATACTATATTTCTTGCCACTCAAGCAAGAGATCAAGCAGCACATTACCAACATTCTCAAATAGGTTATAATTATAGAATGAGTAATATTAGTGCAGGAATTGGTCGTGGGCAAATGGAAGTTTTAGACAAGCATATAGGTTTAAGGCGCAGCATGAATACATTTTATAAAGAGTTGTTTAAGGGTATTGATGGTGTAGTAGTGTTTACAGAACCTAACGAGCAATTGTTTTCAAATCATTGGCTAAGCTGTATTGTTATTAATAATGATGCGCCATTTACAAAAGAAGACTTATTTAATAAAATGCTTGAAGCTAATATTGAAACAAGACCACTGTGGAAACCAATGCATTTACAACCCGTATTTAAAACAGCAGCTTATTACGGAGAAAAGGTAAGTGAAACATTATTTACTAACGGTTTATGTTTGCCTAGTGGCTCTAATCTAACTCAAAAAGAAAGAGATAGAATATCTCAAGTAATCAATAGCTTAAAATAA
- a CDS encoding nucleoside-diphosphate sugar epimerase/dehydratase has protein sequence MFKKLKQAVTQVLESSRKKIDFKNINYLPRWVILCFDTLILAIALINTKLIVGLLKNIEYYYFIPSGKDFIIIGINVLFFILFRTYAGLIRHSTFIDAVKFFLASAATLITALIISYSYLLITGVKIFSVPEILVYSITSFCGLFLFRMLVKQVFEVYINYQHSENQLNVLVYGTNENAIAIASALKSEKPSRYKVLGFVDKDGKNKSKEILGLPIIYIQRKIATTLRAYGAQALIIADNNLTKEESIAIVDSCLEYNFKVFRAPLISDIEQNTSLSNQIEKIQIEDILERDPIKLDNKLVAKEIYNKCILVTGGAGSIGSEIVRQVANYNPKKLLILDNAETPLYQIQHEIKYNFPDIDFEAIIADVRNRDVIEEVFKEHKPNVVYHAAAYKHVPLMERHPQEAVMVNVMGSKNIADLANDFKAEKFVMVSTDKAVNPSNVMGASKRIAEIYVQALQRKLQKKNKSKTQYVTTRFGNVLGSNGSVVPLFKKQIEEGGPLTITHPDIIRYFMTIPEACQLVIEAGAMGNGGEIFIFDMGEAVKIIDLAKKIIRLAGFTPYKEIDIKVIGLRPGEKLYEELLNDKSETLPTYNEKIMIAKIGSHDYSAVNKMVIDLAETAKEGTKNEIVLKMKDIVPEFLSMNSSFERLDKKIV, from the coding sequence ATGTTTAAAAAATTAAAACAAGCAGTAACTCAGGTTTTAGAATCTAGTCGAAAAAAAATAGATTTTAAAAATATAAACTACCTTCCTAGATGGGTTATTTTATGTTTTGATACACTTATACTAGCAATAGCTTTAATTAATACAAAACTTATAGTAGGCCTATTAAAAAATATAGAGTATTACTATTTTATACCTAGCGGTAAAGATTTTATTATAATAGGTATTAATGTATTGTTCTTTATTTTATTTAGAACCTATGCAGGCTTAATAAGGCACTCTACGTTTATAGATGCAGTAAAGTTCTTTCTAGCTTCAGCAGCTACATTAATAACGGCTTTAATTATAAGCTATAGCTACTTACTAATAACTGGAGTGAAAATATTTTCAGTACCAGAAATCCTAGTATATTCAATTACATCTTTTTGTGGTTTGTTTTTGTTTAGAATGCTTGTAAAACAAGTATTTGAGGTATATATAAACTATCAACATTCTGAGAACCAATTAAATGTTCTAGTCTATGGAACAAATGAAAATGCAATAGCAATAGCCAGCGCATTAAAATCTGAAAAACCATCAAGATATAAAGTTTTAGGGTTTGTAGATAAAGACGGAAAGAATAAAAGTAAAGAAATTCTAGGCTTACCAATTATCTATATTCAAAGAAAAATTGCAACAACACTTAGAGCGTATGGAGCACAAGCGTTAATAATTGCCGACAATAATTTAACTAAAGAAGAAAGTATAGCTATTGTTGATAGTTGTTTAGAATATAATTTTAAAGTCTTTCGAGCGCCGTTAATATCAGATATAGAACAAAACACAAGTCTTTCTAATCAAATTGAAAAAATTCAAATTGAAGACATTTTAGAAAGAGATCCAATTAAATTAGACAATAAACTTGTTGCTAAAGAAATTTATAACAAATGCATTTTAGTAACAGGAGGAGCAGGTTCTATAGGAAGTGAAATTGTTAGACAAGTAGCAAATTACAATCCTAAAAAACTACTTATTTTAGACAATGCCGAAACACCGTTATATCAAATTCAACACGAAATAAAATACAATTTCCCAGATATAGATTTTGAGGCAATTATTGCAGATGTTAGAAATAGAGATGTAATTGAAGAAGTCTTTAAAGAACACAAACCAAATGTTGTTTATCATGCAGCAGCCTATAAACATGTACCATTAATGGAAAGGCATCCACAAGAAGCCGTAATGGTAAACGTAATGGGTTCAAAAAACATTGCAGATTTAGCAAACGATTTTAAAGCAGAAAAGTTTGTAATGGTTTCTACAGATAAAGCTGTAAACCCAAGTAATGTTATGGGAGCATCAAAACGAATAGCAGAAATTTACGTTCAGGCGCTACAAAGGAAATTACAAAAAAAGAACAAATCTAAAACCCAATATGTAACCACTAGATTTGGTAATGTATTAGGCTCTAACGGTTCTGTAGTACCATTATTTAAAAAGCAAATTGAAGAAGGTGGACCATTAACAATAACACACCCAGATATTATAAGATATTTCATGACCATACCAGAAGCTTGCCAATTAGTAATAGAAGCAGGAGCAATGGGAAATGGAGGCGAAATATTTATTTTCGATATGGGTGAAGCAGTTAAAATAATAGATTTAGCTAAAAAAATTATTAGGTTAGCAGGCTTTACACCATACAAAGAAATAGACATTAAGGTTATAGGTTTAAGACCAGGAGAGAAACTATATGAAGAGTTACTTAACGATAAATCTGAAACGCTTCCAACTTATAACGAAAAAATAATGATAGCCAAAATAGGAAGTCATGACTACAGCGCTGTAAATAAAATGGTTATAGATTTAGCAGAAACAGCTAAAGAAGGAACCAAAAATGAAATTGTACTAAAAATGAAAGACATCGTTCCAGAATTTTTAAGTATGAACTCTTCTTTTGAAAGGTTAGACAAGAAAATAGTGTAA
- a CDS encoding UDP-glucose/GDP-mannose dehydrogenase family protein: MKISVIGTGYVGLVTGTCLAETGNEVLCIDIDKSKVEQMQQGHVPIYEPHLDVLFERNIKANRLKFSTSLEEGLEHGEIIFLALPTPEDEDGSADLKYILGVADNIGKLIKNYKVIVDKSTVPVGTSDKVKQAIVKNAKVDFDVVSNPEFLREGFAVDDFLKPERIIIGSSSDKATALMEKLYKPYVRSGNPIIIMDEKSAELTKYASNAFLAAKITFMNEIANFCEKVGADVDKVRIGMGTDSRIGKRFLFPGIGYGGSCFPKDVKALHKSGKDNNYNFQILDAVINVNARQKLILVPKIENYFNHNLQNKNIAIWGLAFKPETDDIREAPALYTIDALLKLGCKITAFDPEAMPNVKRKIGDKIKYADSMYDALENADALVICTEWSIFRTPDFVQIKSKMKGEIIFDGRNLYDIKDVENEDFKYISIGR, encoded by the coding sequence ATGAAAATATCAGTAATAGGTACAGGATACGTTGGTTTAGTAACCGGAACATGTTTAGCCGAAACAGGAAACGAAGTTCTATGTATAGATATAGATAAAAGTAAAGTAGAACAAATGCAACAAGGTCATGTGCCAATTTATGAGCCACACCTTGACGTATTATTCGAAAGAAATATAAAAGCAAACCGCTTAAAATTTTCAACCAGTTTAGAAGAAGGTTTAGAGCACGGTGAAATAATTTTTCTAGCATTACCAACACCAGAAGACGAAGATGGCTCTGCAGACCTAAAATACATATTAGGAGTAGCAGATAATATAGGTAAACTAATAAAAAACTATAAAGTAATTGTAGATAAAAGTACAGTACCAGTAGGCACATCAGATAAAGTTAAACAAGCCATTGTAAAAAATGCAAAGGTAGATTTTGATGTTGTGTCTAATCCAGAATTTTTGAGAGAAGGTTTTGCTGTAGACGATTTTTTAAAACCAGAACGTATAATTATTGGCTCAAGTAGCGATAAAGCTACTGCCTTAATGGAGAAATTATACAAACCTTACGTGCGTTCAGGAAATCCAATAATTATAATGGACGAAAAATCTGCCGAGTTAACAAAATATGCTTCAAATGCTTTCTTAGCAGCTAAAATTACATTCATGAACGAGATCGCTAACTTTTGCGAAAAAGTTGGAGCAGATGTAGATAAGGTTAGAATTGGTATGGGAACAGACTCTAGAATTGGTAAACGTTTTCTTTTTCCAGGAATAGGCTATGGTGGTTCATGTTTTCCAAAAGATGTAAAAGCATTACACAAGTCTGGAAAAGACAACAACTATAATTTTCAGATTTTAGATGCTGTAATAAATGTAAATGCAAGACAAAAATTAATATTAGTTCCTAAAATTGAAAATTATTTTAATCATAATTTACAGAATAAAAATATAGCCATTTGGGGATTGGCATTTAAGCCAGAAACAGACGATATTCGTGAAGCTCCAGCTTTATATACAATAGATGCATTGCTTAAATTAGGGTGTAAAATTACAGCATTCGATCCAGAAGCAATGCCTAACGTTAAAAGAAAAATTGGAGATAAAATAAAGTATGCAGATTCTATGTACGATGCCTTAGAAAATGCCGATGCTTTAGTTATTTGTACAGAATGGAGTATTTTTAGAACACCAGATTTTGTGCAAATAAAAAGTAAAATGAAAGGTGAAATAATTTTTGATGGTCGTAATTTGTACGACATCAAAGATGTTGAAAACGAAGATTTTAAATACATATCAATAGGTAGATAA
- a CDS encoding UDP-glucuronic acid decarboxylase family protein produces the protein MNKTVLITGAAGFLGSHLCDRFLKEGYNVIGMDNFITGDKKNLEHLNSNSKFSFIKHDVTEFIKIDIDLDYILHFASPASPIDYLKIPIQTLKVGSLGTHNLLGLAKAKKARLLIASTSEIYGDPLVHPQTEDYYGNVNTIGPRGVYDEAKRFQESITMAYHRFHGLETRIVRIFNTYGPRMRLNDGRVIPAFMGQALRGEDLTIFGDGSQTRSFCYVDDQVEGIYRLLLSDYAYPVNIGNPHEISIKDFAEEIIKLTGTTQKVIYKDLPVNDPMQRQPDITLAKKILNWEPKVNREEGMKITFNYFKNLSETELYKSEHKDFSNYNSK, from the coding sequence GTGAATAAAACAGTTTTAATAACAGGTGCAGCAGGTTTTTTAGGGTCCCATTTATGCGACCGCTTTCTTAAAGAAGGCTATAATGTTATTGGTATGGATAACTTTATAACTGGAGACAAAAAAAACTTAGAGCATTTAAATAGCAATTCTAAATTTAGTTTTATAAAACATGATGTAACAGAGTTTATTAAAATTGATATAGATTTAGACTATATACTTCATTTTGCGTCACCAGCAAGCCCAATAGATTATCTAAAAATTCCTATTCAAACCTTAAAAGTAGGCTCTTTAGGTACACACAACCTATTAGGCTTAGCAAAAGCAAAAAAAGCAAGACTTTTAATCGCTTCAACTTCCGAAATTTATGGAGATCCATTAGTACATCCACAAACCGAAGATTACTATGGTAATGTAAATACTATTGGACCAAGAGGCGTTTATGATGAGGCAAAACGCTTTCAAGAATCTATAACCATGGCATACCACCGTTTTCATGGCTTAGAAACGCGTATCGTTCGCATATTTAATACCTATGGACCAAGAATGAGACTCAATGACGGTCGGGTAATACCAGCGTTTATGGGTCAAGCGTTAAGAGGAGAAGACTTAACAATATTTGGAGACGGTTCACAAACAAGATCATTTTGTTATGTAGACGACCAGGTAGAAGGTATATATAGGTTACTTTTAAGCGATTATGCTTATCCTGTAAATATTGGAAACCCACATGAAATTAGTATTAAAGATTTTGCTGAAGAAATTATAAAACTAACAGGAACAACACAAAAAGTAATATATAAAGATTTACCTGTTAACGATCCAATGCAAAGACAACCAGACATTACATTGGCTAAAAAAATACTAAATTGGGAGCCAAAAGTTAATAGAGAAGAAGGCATGAAAATAACTTTTAATTATTTTAAAAATCTTAGTGAAACAGAGCTTTATAAAAGCGAGCATAAAGATTTTTCAAACTATAATTCTAAGTAG
- a CDS encoding exopolysaccharide biosynthesis polyprenyl glycosylphosphotransferase, translating to MEYTRGRYSWLLRPFLIIFDLAVVNILAFYYFNFNDQNLYFFSSAIFNNKHLLYILYSIFLWMLTTSFINFYRVYRYTSALNIASLLVKQFFLFSVIVYAFIGLFRSINIQAFVTLKYLLYVFACISSVKLLSYYILKSYRSYLKGNLRNVVIIGSNFGAKELETIFKNKKQLGYNLLATFESKKGKDKDLKQCFEFLEDHKNIDEIYCSIDDLTENQVNQFVKYANINHCNIKFIPNTKKLYTNKLKTDYYNYLPVLSIPKVSLNQDVNKFLKRTFDVFFSIFIIVFVLSWVYLILFVLIKLESKGPVIYKHKRNGINYKEFYCYKFRSLKTFKEVQGTYVKQNDSRVTRIGKFIRRTSIDELPQFVNVLLGEMSVVGPRPHMLSYTEEYSKKIDKYNFIFRHNVKPGVTGLAQVKGYRGEIKNDEDIVNRVKFDIFYIENWSLFLDIKIILQTISHIVKGQKEAY from the coding sequence ATGGAGTATACAAGAGGTAGGTATTCTTGGTTGTTAAGACCATTTTTAATAATATTTGATTTAGCTGTAGTTAATATTCTTGCATTTTATTATTTCAACTTTAACGATCAAAACCTTTATTTTTTCTCTTCGGCAATATTTAATAACAAACATCTTTTATACATTCTATATTCTATATTTTTATGGATGTTAACAACATCTTTTATAAATTTTTATAGAGTTTATAGGTATACTTCAGCATTAAATATAGCATCGCTTTTAGTAAAACAATTCTTCTTATTTAGCGTTATTGTTTATGCATTTATAGGGCTTTTTAGGAGTATAAATATACAGGCATTTGTAACCTTAAAATACTTACTGTATGTTTTTGCATGTATATCATCTGTAAAACTGTTAAGTTATTATATACTAAAGTCTTATCGTTCTTATTTAAAAGGAAACTTAAGAAATGTAGTAATTATTGGTAGTAATTTTGGAGCCAAAGAATTAGAAACTATTTTTAAAAATAAAAAGCAGCTAGGCTATAATTTATTAGCCACCTTTGAAAGTAAAAAAGGAAAAGATAAAGACTTAAAACAGTGTTTTGAATTTCTTGAAGATCATAAAAACATTGATGAAATATATTGCTCTATAGACGATTTAACTGAAAATCAAGTAAATCAATTTGTAAAATATGCCAATATTAACCACTGTAATATTAAGTTTATTCCAAACACAAAAAAGCTATATACTAATAAATTAAAAACCGATTATTACAATTACCTACCTGTTTTATCTATACCTAAGGTCTCTTTAAACCAGGATGTTAATAAGTTTTTAAAACGCACTTTCGATGTGTTTTTTTCAATATTTATTATCGTATTTGTTTTATCTTGGGTATACTTAATCCTTTTTGTTTTAATAAAATTAGAATCTAAAGGACCTGTAATTTATAAGCACAAGCGTAATGGTATAAATTATAAGGAGTTTTACTGTTATAAATTTAGATCGCTAAAAACATTTAAAGAAGTTCAAGGTACTTATGTTAAGCAAAACGATTCTAGAGTTACAAGAATAGGTAAATTTATACGTAGAACAAGTATAGATGAGTTACCTCAATTTGTAAACGTTTTACTAGGAGAAATGTCTGTTGTTGGCCCAAGACCACACATGTTAAGTTATACAGAGGAATATTCTAAAAAAATAGACAAATACAATTTTATTTTTAGACATAACGTAAAGCCTGGTGTCACAGGTTTGGCTCAAGTTAAAGGCTATCGTGGAGAAATTAAAAATGACGAAGACATAGTTAACCGTGTGAAATTCGATATTTTTTACATTGAAAATTGGTCATTATTTTTAGATATAAAAATTATACTTCAAACCATATCGCATATTGTAAAAGGACAAAAAGAAGCCTATTAA
- a CDS encoding glycosyltransferase family 2 protein gives MKPLVSIITPMYNSEAFISETISSVLNQTYTNWELILIDDCSTDNTIAVASTFQLKNKNIHLLKNTKNAGAAISRNKGINVANGDYIAFLDADDLWKPIKLETQICFMQTHNCDVCYSSYEQINDKGKPLNKFVKALPILSYSRLLKSNYIGNLTGIYNTKVLGKINAPNLRKRQDWLLWLKAVEVSRKPAQGIQESLAYYRVRKNAMSSNKINLLKHNYNVYRKGLSFSTPKSIYFMFQFLFEHFLVKSKQVKTINKK, from the coding sequence TTGAAACCACTTGTTTCTATAATAACACCAATGTATAACTCTGAAGCTTTTATTTCAGAAACAATTAGCAGTGTTTTAAATCAAACCTATACTAACTGGGAGCTAATATTAATAGATGATTGCTCAACCGATAATACTATAGCCGTAGCAAGTACTTTTCAGTTAAAAAATAAAAATATACACCTTTTAAAAAACACTAAAAACGCTGGCGCTGCAATATCTCGAAACAAAGGAATTAATGTTGCAAATGGCGATTATATAGCTTTTTTAGATGCAGACGATTTGTGGAAACCAATAAAATTAGAAACCCAAATTTGTTTTATGCAAACACATAATTGCGATGTTTGCTATAGTAGCTACGAACAAATTAACGACAAGGGAAAGCCTTTAAATAAATTTGTTAAAGCCTTACCAATACTAAGTTATTCACGACTTTTAAAAAGCAACTATATTGGTAATCTTACAGGAATATACAACACTAAAGTATTAGGTAAAATTAATGCTCCAAACCTTAGAAAACGTCAAGATTGGCTTTTGTGGTTAAAAGCTGTTGAGGTTTCTAGAAAACCAGCTCAAGGCATTCAAGAGTCTTTAGCATATTATAGAGTGAGGAAAAACGCAATGTCTTCTAATAAAATAAATTTGCTAAAGCATAATTATAATGTTTATAGAAAAGGCTTAAGTTTTTCAACGCCAAAATCTATTTACTTTATGTTTCAGTTTTTATTTGAACATTTCTTAGTAAAATCTAAACAAGTTAAAACTATAAATAAGAAGTAA